Within the Laribacter hongkongensis DSM 14985 genome, the region CCTGTTTCGCTTGCTGGGAGACATAACCCGCCTGCGTATCGTGTTGTGCTGCTTTAAGCAGCCTATTGCGGTAAACGATATTGCAAGCTCTTTGGACCTCAGCCAATCACTCGTCAGCCACCACCTCAGGCTTCTTCGTGCCGCTCGAATAGTTACAGCAGACCGGCAAGGTAAACAGG harbors:
- a CDS encoding ArsR/SmtB family transcription factor gives rise to the protein MSTPSEAPVAELADLFRLLGDITRLRIVLCCFKQPIAVNDIASSLDLSQSLVSHHLRLLRAARIVTADRQGKQVFYFASDRHISRMLSDMLEHIEEPDQEID